From Dermochelys coriacea isolate rDerCor1 chromosome 8, rDerCor1.pri.v4, whole genome shotgun sequence, the proteins below share one genomic window:
- the LOC119860397 gene encoding beta-1,3-galactosyltransferase 2-like, protein MTCCGRYFPISWRCSKMYTFLIGSICFLGIYLFFIPMTLNYSAVLAKIKIKENTVLNLMERFPFPAKEYEKPETAKENIFQRSNVFSFRQSLLNRKIGGLTVNAAPFATELNDTQPFRFVINERDKCNERTPFLILLITTKADEKQHREAIRKTWGNESVVPGIKIVRLFMLGINNKEQNEALLRESSQFHDIIQQDFLDTYKNLTLKTIMGLNWVATYCGGANFVMKTDSDVFVNTEYLIQSLLRPLMPPSRYYFTGYLIRNGQPHRNKESKWYVPKEVYSAERYPDFCSGTGYVFSGTLAAKIVNASLKVKYIYLEDIYVALCLEQAGINMVPPPSNYLFNIYKVPFSPCIYNRLITSHAIYPNEQILYWEALQNNKHICGK, encoded by the coding sequence ATGACCTGCTGTGGAAGATATTTTCCCATTTCTTGGAGGTGCTCTAAGATGTATACTTTCTTGATTGGCTCCATCTGTTTTCTAGGgatatatttgtttttcattcctaTGACTCTTAATTACTCTGCTGTTTTagcaaaaatcaaaattaaagaaaacactgtcttgaatttaatggaaagatttccatttcCTGCTAAAGAATATGAGAAACCTGAGAcagcaaaagaaaacattttccagAGAAGCAATGTTTTCAGCTTCAGACAATCCTTGCTAAACAGGAAGATAGGGGGACTAACTGTAAATGCGGCACCATTTGCTACTGAACTCAATGATACCCAACCCTTTAGGTTTGTTATTAACGAAAGAGACAAATGTAATGAAAGAACTCCTTTCTTAATACTATTAATAACAACCAAAGCTGATGAAAAGCAGCACAGGGAAGCCATCAGGAAAACCTGGGGAAATGAATCTGTGGTTCCAGGAATAAAAATTGTTCGCTTATTTATGTTGGGTATTAACAACAAAGAGCAAAATGAAGCCCTTCTGCGGGAAAGCAGTCAATTTCATGACATCATTCAACAAGACTTTCTGGACACCTACAAGAACCTAACTCTTAAAACCATAATGGGCTTGAACTGGGTTGCCACCTACTGTGGAGGTGCAAATTTTGTCATGAAAACAGACAGTGATGTTTTTGTTAATACAGAATATTTAATACAAAGTCTCCTAAGACCACTTATGCCTCCTTCACGGTATTATTTCACTGGCTACCTTATCAGAAATGGTCAGCCTCATCGAAATAAAGAAAGCAAATGGTACGTGCCAAAGGAAGTCTACTCAGCCGAGCGCTACCCTGATTTTTGTTCAGGAACTGGATATGTCTTTTCTGGAACCCTGGCTGCAAAAATTGTCAATGCATCTTTAAAAGTCAAGTATATATACTTAGAAGATATTTATGTAGCTCTTTGTCTTGAACAAGCAGGAATTAATATGGTGCCCCCACCTAGTAACTATTTGTTTAATATATATAAAGTCCCATTTTCTCCTTGTATATACAACAGACTGATTACCTCCCATGCAATTTATCCAAATGAACAGATACTATACTGGGAAGCATTGCAAAATAACAAACATATATGTGGTAAATAA